The DNA window GGACCGTTTTCCATGTTAATTAATGGGAGGTGTATTGGGGTATATAGATTTTTCCATCTTGTCCAACAGCATAGCTAGAGCTGGCTCAGGTGGAAAGGATTTTATCTTCTTAATGCATGTATCTCTATCATCTTGTGAAGGGTTTTGATGTCACCCCGGTTTATGATGACGTGTCCGAATTCCCCGTCTACGCCACTGTGAGCAAACCGAAGCACATGAAGCATGATGACAGCACCGTACATTATGCGGACATCCAGGTTTTGAGCAAGACTCGCGAGCGTTCGGCGGCGGAGGTCAAGAACCTGCAGTCCCAGAACGCCACAGAATATGCCACCCTCAATTTTCCCCGGGCCACCTTGAAGTACGACAGCAAAAACGGGACTCTGGTGTAAACGTAGGAAGCTGTCTTGCCAATGCTTCTTCAACAGAAAGCTGACACACAGACTGAGATATTGCACGTGAGATCCAGATATGGTTGGCTCTTTTTGGCCAGGAACATTCGCAAGGCCTTTCTCTTCCATGTCATCTAGATGGAGAATGTAGTTTGAACGAGACTCAAAACGTTTCCTTGTGTGTGCCAAGAAAATGACCACGTGGGGCAAGATCATAATAGAGGTAACAGAAAGAACCGTCCTGTCTCAATATGGAGGTATTAAAAGGAGAGATCTGGCTGTAGGATGAACTGGACCCAACGGGAGGCTATGAGTAAAGAAGACGGCAGTTTGCGAGAGTTTTATTTCTTTCCAGAATCAATCACTGGTGGTTTTCAATGCCACATGAAAGGTTTTTACTATCACAACGGGCCAGAACTGGCAAGGAAGGAAAGGGTTGCATTTTTGAAAGTTAACCAAGTCCTAACATCTTCTAAAACATGACTGTCAGGTATTTTGGGATAAAATTACCACAAGCACTTTTGTTGGTCCTCTAACCTAGGCAGAAATAATTATATGTTTTCTCCCCTATTCACACCACTCTGTAGAACACCCAAGTGGTGACAGCGAAGTTTATTGTGTAATGTCAAGGTGCGTTTTATGACAGAAAGGTCAATGTGCACGgactttcccaccctttttcACATGCAATTGGTTTGTCTTATGAGGTAAAACACTGCAAATTCCTACATCCTGAAAGCAGCTTATTCTTTAGGATAGGCTAAACAATCTACGGTACACTAAGGACTCTATAAACCTGTAGCTAGCAATCCTACAGCGGCTGTCCATTTTGCCCTTCCTGGTTGGTGGTACATTGTATTCAATAGATAATCAAATGGATGGCAGGGGAGggtaaatata is part of the Pogona vitticeps strain Pit_001003342236 chromosome 8, PviZW2.1, whole genome shotgun sequence genome and encodes:
- the C8H11orf52 gene encoding uncharacterized protein C11orf52 homolog isoform X1 produces the protein MGNRCGCCAGGGNCLFPLKRKKEKPDLSSTGTRNGKPGMQHPESKKGFDVTPVYDDVSEFPVYATVSKPKHMKHDDSTVHYADIQVLSKTRERSAAEVKNLQSQNATEYATLNFPRATLKYDSKNGTLV
- the C8H11orf52 gene encoding uncharacterized protein C11orf52 homolog isoform X2 — encoded protein: MGNRCGCCAGGGNCLFPLKRKKEKPGTRNGKPGMQHPESKKGFDVTPVYDDVSEFPVYATVSKPKHMKHDDSTVHYADIQVLSKTRERSAAEVKNLQSQNATEYATLNFPRATLKYDSKNGTLV